One genomic window of Cricetulus griseus strain 17A/GY chromosome 3, alternate assembly CriGri-PICRH-1.0, whole genome shotgun sequence includes the following:
- the Wfdc1 gene encoding WAP four-disulfide core domain protein 1, which yields MSHCGRKVLWALGFLLLLGASSAQGTWEAMVPARLAKSRAEEGTPTGPRQPHADRCPPPPRTLPPGACQATRCQADSECPRHRRCCYNGCAYACLEAVPPPPVLDWLVQPKPRWLGGNGWLLDGPEEVLQAEACSTTEDGAEPLLCPSGYECHILRPGDPAQGIPNRGQCVKQRPQAEGQILRQKHHKEYPGGDSKNVAEPGKGQQRYFQ from the exons ATGAGCCACTGCGGCAGGAAGGTCCTTTGGGCTCTGGGCTTCCTGCTGCTACTGGGCGCCAGCTCTGCCCAGGGCACCTGGGAGGCGATGGTGCCAGCCAGGCTGGCGAAGTCCCGA GCTGAAGAGGGTACACCAACAGGCCCCCGGCAGCCCCATGCAGACCGCTGCCCACCACCACCAAGGACGCTGCCTCCAGGTGCCTGCCAGGCCACACGCTGCCAGGCCGACTCCGAGTGTCCCCGACACAGGCGCTGCTGCTACAATGGCTGTGCCTATGCCTGCCTGGAGGCTGTGCCACCTCCACCAG ttctagactGGCTGGTACAGCCCAAGCCCCGATGGCTTGGTGGCAACGGCTGGCTCCTGGATGGTCCTGAGGAGGTGTTACAAG CAGAGGCATGCAGCACCACGGAGGATGGGGCCGAGCCACTACTCTGTCCCTCAGGCTATGAGTGCCACATCCTGCGTCCAGGGGACCCAGCCCAGGGCATACCCAACCGTGGGCAATGTGTCAAGCAGCGACCACAAGCAG AGGGGCAGATCCTGCGACAGAAGCATCACAAGGAATACCCAG GGGGTGACTCCAAGAATGTGGCAGAGCCTGGAAAGGGACAACAGAGGTACTTTCAATAG